In Chloroflexota bacterium, the following proteins share a genomic window:
- a CDS encoding DUF1801 domain-containing protein: MVASSAKTVKEYLDGLSPERRKEIEAVRKIIIKNLPKGYEEGISYGMLGYCVPLSLYPKGYLGKKDVPLPYACLASQKHYMALYLNNVYGDKATDEWFRKAYKASGKKLDMGKSCVRFKSADDLPLEVIGQAIAKTPVQTYIERYEAARKK; the protein is encoded by the coding sequence ATGGTCGCCAGCAGCGCTAAAACAGTGAAGGAATACCTAGACGGCCTGTCTCCTGAGCGCCGGAAGGAGATCGAGGCGGTGCGAAAGATCATCATAAAGAACTTGCCCAAGGGCTACGAGGAGGGCATCTCCTACGGGATGCTTGGCTATTGCGTGCCGCTCTCCCTCTACCCCAAGGGCTACCTGGGCAAGAAGGACGTTCCCCTGCCTTATGCCTGCCTGGCCTCCCAGAAGCACTACATGGCCCTCTACCTGAACAACGTCTACGGGGACAAGGCTACGGACGAGTGGTTTAGGAAGGCCTACAAGGCCAGCGGCAAGAAGCTGGACATGGGCAAGTCTTGCGTCCGCTTCAAATCGGCCGATGATCTGCCGTTAGAGGTCATCGGCCAAGCCATCGCCAAGACGCCCGTG
- a CDS encoding LLM class F420-dependent oxidoreductase produces MKFGIVFPTYFSFCTKEFMLRASRRIEALGYDSIWFPDHLAIPEGGNGYLPSYEWPEPLTLAAYLAARTERLRIGWDVLVTPYRSPFLMAKSIATLDLLTEGRVIVGLGVGHLESEFRGLGIPFAKRGDITNEYIEIMQALWTKQRASYSGSTFTFADLRAEPKPFQKPHPPVWIGGNSPPALRRAARLGQGWHPMHPLPDELRRGVAAIRAARKEHRRRGPFTFSYSCPWMTLTRAPLGAERTFLSGSLDQVVGDLRELKSAGCSYAVLRLGRNPKSGREMMEAVELFGKKGLPLFE; encoded by the coding sequence GTGAAGTTCGGCATCGTCTTCCCCACTTACTTCTCCTTCTGCACCAAGGAGTTCATGCTTCGCGCCTCCCGGCGGATAGAGGCCCTTGGCTATGACTCCATTTGGTTCCCGGACCACCTGGCGATCCCGGAAGGCGGCAACGGCTACCTGCCCTCCTACGAGTGGCCGGAGCCGCTTACGCTAGCCGCGTACCTAGCGGCGCGCACCGAGCGGCTCCGCATCGGGTGGGACGTGCTGGTTACGCCGTACCGCAGTCCCTTTCTGATGGCGAAGAGCATCGCCACTCTTGACCTGCTGACGGAGGGGCGCGTCATCGTCGGCCTTGGCGTGGGCCACCTCGAATCGGAGTTTCGCGGCCTGGGCATACCCTTCGCCAAGCGCGGCGATATCACCAACGAGTACATCGAAATCATGCAGGCGCTGTGGACCAAGCAGAGGGCAAGCTACTCCGGCTCCACCTTCACCTTCGCCGACCTGCGCGCCGAGCCCAAGCCCTTCCAAAAACCGCATCCGCCCGTCTGGATCGGCGGGAATAGCCCGCCTGCTCTCCGCCGCGCCGCCAGGCTGGGCCAGGGCTGGCACCCGATGCACCCGCTCCCCGACGAGCTCAGGAGAGGCGTCGCCGCCATCCGCGCGGCGCGCAAGGAGCATCGGCGCAGGGGGCCCTTCACCTTCTCCTACAGCTGCCCCTGGATGACGCTGACCAGAGCGCCGCTGGGCGCCGAGCGGACGTTCCTCTCAGGGAGCCTCGACCAAGTTGTGGGAGACTTGCGAGAGCTGAAATCGGCGGGCTGTTCGTACGCCGTCCTGCGCCTGGGGAGGAACCCAAAGAGCGGCCGGGAGATGATGGAGGCCGTTGAGCTCTTCGGCAAAAAGGGTCTGCCCCTTTTTGAATGA